The following proteins are encoded in a genomic region of Micropterus dolomieu isolate WLL.071019.BEF.003 ecotype Adirondacks linkage group LG04, ASM2129224v1, whole genome shotgun sequence:
- the ppp2r2ca gene encoding protein phosphatase 2, regulatory subunit B, gamma a, which yields MGEDAESPKINHTFLRDYVTEADVISTVEFNQTGDLLATGDKGGRVVIFQRETESKGESEEAGETGDSGEYNVYSTFQSHEPDFDYLKSLEIEEKINKIRWLPQQNAAHFLLSTNDKTIKLWKVSERDKRPEGYNLKDEEGRLKDISTITSLQVPELKPTDLMVEVRPRRVFSNGHTYHINSISVNSDGETYLSADDLRINNWHLGITDRSFNIVDIKPANMEDLTEVITSAEFHPHHCHLFVYSSSKGTLRLCDMRASALCDKHTKQFEEPEDPGSRSFFSEIISSVSDVKFSHSGRYMLTRDYLTAKVWDLNMDKGPVETYQVHEYLRSKLCSLYENDCIFDKFECVWNSSDSVIMTGAYNSFFRMFDRETGRGVTLEAWRESSKPRAVLRTRRVYTGGKRRRGDVGVDSLDFTKKILHMAWHPSENIIAIAATNNLYIFQDRVNPETQAQ from the exons ATGGGCGAGGACGCTGAGAGCCCCAAAATCAACCACACCTTCCTGCGAGACTATGTCACTGAAG CTGATGTTATCTCTACGGTGGAGTTTAACCAGACAGGGGACCTTCTGGCCACGGGGGATAAAGGTGGCAGAGTGGTCATCTTCCAGAGAGAAACTGAG TCTAAAGGGGAGTCAGAGGAGGCGGGGGAGACAGGGGACTCTGGGGAGTACAATGTCTACAGTACGTTCCAGAGCCACGAGCCAGACTTTGACTACCTGAAGAGTCTGGAGATTGAAGAGAAAATCAACAAGATCAGATGGCTGCCACAGCAGAATGCGGCACATTTCCTCCTCTCCACCAATG ATAAGACCATTAAACTGTGGAaggtgagtgagagagacaagAGACCAGAGGGATACAACCTGAAAGATGAGGAGGGACGGCTCAAGGACATCTCTACCATCACCTCTCTGCAG GTGCCAGAGCTGAAACCTACAGATCTGATGGTTGAGGTTCGTCCTAGACGAGTGTTCTCCAATGGTCATACCTACCATATTAACTCCATCTCAGTCAACAGCGACGGGGAGACCTACCTGTCTGCTGATGACCTCCGCATCAATAATTGGCACCTGGGCATCACGGACCGCAGCTTCA ATATTGTGGACATCAAACCAGCCAACATGGAGGATCTGACAGAGGTGATAACATCAGCAGAGTTCCACCCTCACCACTGCCACCTGTTTGTGTACAGCAGCAGCAAGGGCACCCTGCGCCTCTGTGATATGAGAGCCTCCGCACTctgtgacaaacacacaaaac AGTTTGAGGAACCTGAGGATCCAGGGAGCCGGTCCTTCTTCTCAGAAATCATCTCTTCTGTGTCAGACGTGAAGTTCAGCCACAGTGGACGCTACATGCTGACGAGAGACTACCTCACCGCCAAGGTGTGGGACCTGAACATGGACAAGGGCCCGGTGGAGACGTACCAG GTCCATGAATACCTAAGGAGTAAGCTGTGTTCCCTCTATGAAAATGACTGCATCTTTGACAAATTTGAGTGTGTTTGGAACAGCTCAGACAG TGTGATCATGACAGGGGCATACAACAGCTTCTTCCGGATGTTTGACAGGGAGACGGGGCGGGGTGTGACCCTGGAGGCCTGGCGAGAAAGCAGCAAGCCTCGGGCCGTCCTGCGGACCCGGCGTGTGTATACTGGTGGTAAGCGTCGCCGTGGAGATGTAGGCGTTGATAGCCTGGACTTCACCAAGAAAATCCTGCACATGGCTTGGCACCCATCTGAGAATATCATTGCCATAGCAGCCACAAACAACCTGTACATCTTCCAGGATCGTGTCAACCCTGAGACGCAGGCACAGTGA
- the wfs1a gene encoding wolframin, translated as MKRTFASMAKRVIIQERLRKAEEDANDEEDDEEPEEDLSMEQMEEKAKAGDARAQTRLGQHYLILAEEKDAELNNRLAVNWLIKAAKQGRKGAARALQRCWIQKKGITPENEADMRKLSTESKFELAVRKAAMMMYWKLNPERKKKVAVAEMLENVSQVHAVQGGTASRIPGPTSGQTQKVLESMVSNESTQMVDLDDFVEMTKKYAQGIVPSASQNDSQVAAKTESPTPHGSGGEAELVPSGHKKAHRSSWSFSRSGMMLDCKQTGAIKKAMDMKTRLMTLQYPLQAIVEMKEHLVDWASRAGVQWLSTIIPTQHVNALIFFFIVSNLTVDLFAFVIPLLVFYLSFISMIICTLRVFQSSKLGQHYLILAEEKDAELNNRLAVNWLIKAAKQGRKGAARALQRCWIQKKGITPENEADMRKLSTESKFELAVRKAAMMMYWKLNPERKKKVAVAEMLENVSQVHAVQGGTASRIPGPTSGQTQKVLESMVSNESTQMVDLDDFVEMTKKYAQGIVPSASQNDSQVAAKTESPTPHGSGGEAELVPSGHKKAHRSSWSFSRSGMMLDCKQTGAIKKAMDMKTRLMTLQYPLQAIVEMKEHLVDWASRAGVQWLSTIIPTQHVNALIFFFIVSNLTVDLFAFVIPLLVFYLSFISMIICTLRVFQSSKTWENFTALTHLLTRFEPGLDVEQAETNFGWNNLEPYLYFILSVFFIIFSFPVADKGWIPCSELSTVAIFFTAVSYKSLSPTAAAYARRAMVIEVASSLCCLTQFLPENMTALRLLGRTFATLPLGESVVLKLSLPCLLYVYLFYLFFSMARMRGFRGTYCFLVPYLVCFMWCEFSVVLLQSSSVVGLIRTLVAYFLFLFALPILAFGLAAMLLIQLFKWFLELELTKMIVTLVVCAIPVTLRLWTRFSMSILDVFRSLTHRGPVKLILLCISMVILFFSIYVYHAEGQKMYNSTLTWSQYSQACGPPAWETKGMAQTQIFCSHLQGHRVTWVGRFKHVRVAETENGAQSVINMLPVFMGDWLRCLYGETYPKCEPKNATVANLTAANLAAGSAPATVSLPILLQMQEEEELCQIKVLAKHTCHIKRFDSHRFEVTVGMMRDRSREAEDPAMDIILIASHEFRQVLLNLNPGDMVEFSTKLEGRLGARAPAFELKAIHCLDCVASLLTGGRQVKIERDWRRTTMRALKFAFDFFFSPFLSAKISA; from the exons ATGAAACGCACCTTTGCCTCCATGGCCAAGCGGGTGATCATACAGGAAAGGCTCAGGAAAGCCGAGGAAGATGCCAATGATGAAGAGGATG aTGAAGAACCAGAGGAAGATTTGTCCATGGAACAGATGGAAGAGAAGGCCAAAGCTGGTGATGCCAGAGCTCAGACCCGG ctggGTCAGCACTACTTGATTCTTGCTGAAGAGAAGGACGCAGAGCTAAATAATCGTCTTGCCGTTAATTGGCTGATTAAAGCAGCTAAACAAGGAAGAAAAGGTGCAGCAAGAGCACTGCAGCGCTGTTGGATCCAGAAAAAAG GAATCACTCCAGAGAATGAGGCCGACATGCGGAAGTTGTCAACAGAGAGTAAGTTTGAGCTGGCAGTACGTAAAGCAGCCATGATGATGTACTGGAAACTCAAcccagagaggaagaagaaggtgGCTGTGGCTGAGATGCTGGAAAATGTCAGCCAGGTCCATGCAGTGCAGG GTGGCACTGCAAGCAGGATTCCTGGCCCAACGTCAGGCCAGACGCAGAAAGTACTGGAAAGCATGGTCAGCAATGAGT CCACACAGATGGTGGACCTGGATGACTTTGTTGAGATGACTAAAAAGTATGCGCAAGGCATTGTCCCCTCTGCGTCCCAAAATGACAGCCAGGTCGCAGCCAAGACCGAAAGCCCAACACCCCATGGCAGTGGTGGGGAG GCTGAGCTAGTCCCATCAGGACACAAGAAGGCCCACAGAAGTAGTTGGAGTTTTAGCCGAAGTGGGATGATGCTGGACTGTAAGCAGACTGGGGCCATAAAAAAAGCCATGGACATGAAAACACGTTTAATG ACGCTGCAGTACCCACTGCAAGCCATTGTGGAGATGAAAGAACACCTGGTTGACTGGGCGTCGCGGGCCGGTGTCCAGTGGCTGAGCACAATCATCCCCACACAACACGTCAACGCacttattttcttctttatcGTCAGCAACCTGACAGTTGACTTGTTTGCTTTTGTCATCCCTTTGCTTGTCTTCTACCTCTCCTTCATCTCCATGATCATCTGCACACTGCGTGTTTTCCAGAGCAGCAAG ctggGTCAGCACTACTTGATTCTTGCTGAAGAGAAGGACGCAGAGCTAAATAATCGTCTTGCCGTTAATTGGCTGATTAAAGCAGCTAAACAAGGAAGAAAAGGTGCAGCAAGAGCACTGCAGCGCTGTTGGATCCAGAAAAAAG GAATCACTCCAGAGAATGAGGCCGACATGCGGAAGTTGTCAACAGAGAGTAAGTTTGAGCTGGCAGTACGTAAAGCAGCCATGATGATGTACTGGAAACTCAAcccagagaggaagaagaaggtgGCTGTGGCTGAGATGCTGGAAAATGTCAGCCAGGTCCATGCAGTGCAGG GTGGCACTGCAAGCAGGATTCCTGGCCCAACGTCAGGCCAGACGCAGAAAGTACTGGAAAGCATGGTCAGCAATGAGT CCACACAGATGGTGGACCTGGATGACTTTGTTGAGATGACTAAAAAGTATGCGCAAGGCATTGTCCCCTCTGCGTCCCAAAATGACAGCCAGGTCGCAGCCAAGACCGAAAGCCCAACACCCCATGGCAGTGGTGGGGAG GCTGAGCTAGTCCCATCAGGACACAAGAAGGCCCACAGAAGTAGTTGGAGTTTTAGCCGAAGTGGGATGATGCTGGACTGTAAGCAGACTGGGGCCATAAAAAAAGCCATGGACATGAAAACACGTTTAATG ACGCTGCAGTACCCACTGCAAGCCATTGTGGAGATGAAAGAACACCTGGTTGACTGGGCGTCGCGGGCCGGTGTCCAGTGGCTGAGCACAATCATCCCCACACAACACGTCAACGCacttattttcttctttatcGTCAGCAACCTGACAGTTGACTTGTTTGCTTTTGTCATCCCTTTGCTTGTCTTCTACCTCTCCTTCATCTCCATGATCATCTGCACACTGCGTGTTTTCCAGAGCAGCAAG ACTTGGGAGAACTTCACAGCCCTGACACATCTGCTGACACGTTTTGAACCTGGCCTGGATGTGGAGCAGGCAGAGACCAACTTTGGCTGGAACAACCTAGAACCGTACCTCTATTTTATCCTATCCGTTTTCTTTATAATTTTCTCCTTCCCTGTAGCTGACAAAGGTTGGATCCCTTGTTCTGAGCTCTCCACTGTGGCCATTTTCTTCACTGCTGTCAGCTACAAGAGCCTCAGCCCCACTGCTGCAGCGTATGCACGCCGAGCAATGGTCATAGAG GTAGCATCGTCTCTGTGTTGCCTGACCCAGTTCCTGCCAGAGAACATGACAGCACTTCGTTTACTGGGACGCACCTTCGCCACACTGCCACTAGGGGAGTCAGTGGTGCTGAAGCTTAGTCTCCCCTGTCTGCTGTATGTTTACCTGTTCTATCTGTTCTTCAG CATGGCCAGGATGCGTGGTTTCAGGGGGACTTACTGCTTCCTTGTTCCATACCTGGTGTGCTTCATGTGGTGTGAGTTCTCGGTGGTGCTCCTCCAGAGTTCCTCTGTTGTGGGTCTAATCCGGACCTTGGTGGCCTACTTTCTCTTCCTGTTTGCCCTGCCTATTCTGGCTTTTGGCCTTGCCGCCATGCTCCTCATCCAGCTGTTCAAGTGGTTCCTCGAGCTGGAACTGACCAAGATGATTGTGACCCTGGTAGTTTGTGCGATCCCTGTCACCCTTCGGCTGTGGACACGGTTCAGCATGTCTATTCTGGATGTCTTTCGCTCATTGACCCACCGTGGCCCGGTCAAGCTCATCTTACTCTGTATCTCCATGGTGATCCTGTTCTTCTCTATCTACGTCTACCACGCAGAGGGACAGAAGATGTACAATTCCACCCTGACTTGGAGCCAGTACAGCCAGGCATGTGGACCCCCTGCTTGGGAAACTAAAGGCATGGCCCAGACACAGATCTTCTGTAGCCACCTGCAAGGACACAGAGTCACCTGGGTTGGGCGTTTCAAGCATGTCCGTGTGGCAGAGACAGAGAACGGGGCACAGTCGGTGATCAACATGTTGCCAGTGTTTATGGGAGACTGGCTGCGCTGCCTGTATGGAGAGACATATCCCAAATGTGAGCCAAAGAATGCTACAGTCGCAAACCTAACAGCTGCCAATTTGGCAGCAGGTTCTGCACCGGCTACTGTTTCTCTGCCCATACTGCTCCAAATgcaagaagaggaagagctgTGTCAGATCAAGGTTCTGGCTAAACACACCTGCCATATCAAGCGCTTTGACAGCCACCGCTTTGAGGTGACAGTAGGGATGATGCGGGATCGAAGTCGGGAGGCAGAGGATCCAGCCATGGATATAATCCTAATTGCCAGCCATGAGTTCAGACAAGTTCTGCTAAACCTAAATCCTGGTGACATGGTGGAGTTCAGCACCAAGCTGGAGGGCCGTCTAGGAGCTAGAGCGCCGGCATTCGAGCTAAAGGCCATCCACTGTCTGGACTGTGTTGCTTCACTGCTGACCGGAGGCAGGCAAGTGAAGATAGAGAGAGACTGGAGACGCACCACAATGAGAGCCCTGAAGTTTGCAtttgactttttcttttctcctttcctGTCAGCAAAAATCTCTGCCTGA